One part of the Candidatus Paceibacterota bacterium genome encodes these proteins:
- a CDS encoding asparaginase domain-containing protein: MKITFIQTGGTIDKDLPKVSKGYAFEIGAPAVIKILGRIKPNFQYEIVPLLQKDSLDLDAKDREKILKACQNVKGDKIVVTHGTDTMTKTAKVLSKIKNKTIVFTGASRPEKFADSDAMFNVGAAIMAAELLPYGVYIAMNGKVHEWNKTRKDTKTGQFVEI, from the coding sequence ATGAAAATCACATTCATTCAAACAGGAGGTACTATCGATAAAGATCTGCCCAAAGTCTCGAAGGGGTATGCTTTTGAGATTGGTGCTCCCGCTGTTATAAAAATCCTTGGAAGAATAAAACCAAATTTTCAGTATGAAATTGTTCCGCTTCTTCAGAAAGACAGCCTGGATCTCGATGCAAAAGATCGTGAAAAAATTCTGAAAGCTTGCCAAAATGTTAAGGGCGACAAAATAGTGGTGACGCATGGCACGGATACCATGACAAAAACTGCCAAAGTTCTTTCGAAGATTAAAAACAAGACGATTGTCTTTACCGGAGCATCGCGGCCTGAAAAATTCGCTGATTCTGACGCAATGTTTAATGTCGGTGCGGCGATTATGGCAGCGGAGCTTCTCCCGTATGGCGTGTATATCGCAATGAATGGAAAAGTACATGAGTGGAACAAGACCCGAAAGGATACAAAGACGGGCCAATTTGTAGAAATCTAG
- a CDS encoding metal-dependent hydrolase has protein sequence MLFLAKLILPEVGDWGVSVFLTLLVGYCYGTQLEWKHFLWAFVFVIAPDLIPNPLWVWNKIFSAGSFYASDSHEHREFGHWPLLHFFIFAIIWIKYGKMFGALYGVCVLWHLFHDSFGIGWGIKPFAPFSDVSIKLFTDVENRDAFWPPRAQIRWPKDEVQAVERYGNDNWFVETYFRLTWVSVSEYIAFAVGMITLLVVKMRSK, from the coding sequence ATGCTTTTCCTCGCGAAACTCATCCTCCCGGAAGTGGGAGATTGGGGGGTGAGTGTCTTTCTTACGCTTCTGGTCGGGTACTGTTACGGTACTCAATTAGAGTGGAAGCATTTCCTGTGGGCATTTGTTTTTGTCATTGCTCCCGATCTTATCCCGAATCCACTTTGGGTCTGGAATAAGATTTTCAGCGCTGGCAGTTTCTATGCTTCGGACTCGCACGAACATCGGGAATTTGGTCATTGGCCGCTCTTGCATTTTTTCATCTTTGCCATTATATGGATCAAATATGGGAAGATGTTTGGCGCATTGTACGGGGTATGCGTCTTGTGGCACCTCTTCCACGATTCATTCGGAATCGGATGGGGCATCAAACCATTCGCTCCATTCTCCGACGTCAGCATAAAGCTTTTCACTGATGTGGAGAATAGGGATGCGTTCTGGCCGCCGCGCGCGCAGATTCGTTGGCCAAAGGATGAAGTCCAGGCGGTAGAGCGGTATGGAAATGATAATTGGTTCGTCGAGACCTACTTTCGGTTAACATGGGTTTCGGTGAGCGAGTACATAGCGTTCGCTGTCGGTATGATAACGCTGTTGGTAGTGAAGATGCGAAGTAAATGA
- a CDS encoding O-antigen ligase family protein, which yields METNKILHRSILVGIFALLLIPFLVFNSMFFPFITGKNFVFRIIVEIIFGLWLILIFRDRRFLPKRSALFYAFLAFIVAITLADFLGVNPYRSFWSNFERMEGLITHLHLFALFLVGSSVLNTKKLWTRFFNSALVVSMAMALYGFLQLFGALEIHQSSSRVDGPIGNSAYMAIYMIFHVFLALFLLLRSRERRMQIIYAGVALLNTVIVYYTATRGSIIGLIGGFFLIAILVGIFERERKTLRKISIIASVGVVAIVLLFFAAKNTSFVKNSSVLNRFATISLTEQTTESRFLIWKMAYQGFKEHPIFGWGQENFILVFQKYYDAKMWNQEPWFDRTHNVVLDWLIAGGALAFLAYLSLFVVSLFCIWKKRGLFSATDKAVFTGLLAAYFCHNLFVFDNLTSYLLFIFVLSYFHFVSIENGIADASEKEFPKKISNEPSQSVQSILIPVVIIVLPIAIYFLNIPQILSNTSLINALQWQRVDPAKSLDYFKQSLSYDTLGKPEIRTQLVQSASSVAASSASDELKKNYIVFAKDEMEKQIEEEPLDARYPFFLGQFLTRFSAIDEARKNIEKALALSPKRQDMLSAIAITYFDTDLKDKGLETMKQAFDIEPENDSIRTLYAVFAVFAQRDDLVKELLLPRYHTYLVPDNKLVGAYVRTGQLKKYIDLNTVFLQQELKTGLLSQAEKDAISALNAEFEKKLDVYKKANQ from the coding sequence ATGGAAACAAATAAAATTCTCCACCGAAGCATTCTGGTCGGCATTTTTGCTCTTCTCCTCATTCCCTTTTTGGTTTTCAATTCGATGTTTTTCCCATTTATTACTGGAAAGAATTTTGTGTTCCGCATTATCGTAGAAATCATTTTTGGCCTTTGGCTCATTCTCATCTTTCGTGACAGACGTTTCCTGCCCAAGCGCTCAGCACTTTTTTATGCCTTTCTGGCTTTCATTGTTGCTATTACTCTCGCAGATTTTCTTGGAGTTAATCCATATAGGAGTTTTTGGAGCAACTTTGAGCGTATGGAAGGTTTGATCACTCACCTCCATCTTTTCGCGCTCTTTCTTGTTGGAAGCTCCGTGCTTAACACTAAGAAACTATGGACGCGTTTTTTCAATTCCGCGCTTGTAGTCAGTATGGCAATGGCGTTGTACGGGTTTCTTCAGCTTTTCGGCGCTCTTGAAATTCATCAAAGCAGTTCTCGTGTAGACGGACCGATTGGAAACTCTGCCTATATGGCGATTTATATGATCTTCCATGTCTTTCTTGCTCTTTTCCTTCTTTTGCGTTCGAGAGAAAGGCGGATGCAGATTATATATGCCGGGGTGGCGCTTCTTAATACTGTCATTGTTTATTACACAGCAACTCGTGGTTCCATCATTGGTCTTATTGGAGGATTTTTCCTCATCGCTATCCTTGTTGGCATTTTTGAGAGAGAACGCAAAACCTTGAGAAAAATATCCATAATAGCCAGCGTCGGCGTAGTTGCCATCGTCCTGCTTTTCTTTGCGGCAAAAAACACAAGTTTTGTGAAGAATAGCTCCGTTTTGAATCGTTTCGCGACCATTTCTTTAACAGAGCAGACCACCGAATCGCGATTTCTCATTTGGAAGATGGCGTATCAAGGCTTCAAAGAACACCCAATCTTCGGTTGGGGACAGGAGAATTTTATCCTCGTCTTTCAGAAATATTATGACGCGAAAATGTGGAATCAGGAGCCTTGGTTTGACCGCACCCATAACGTAGTCCTCGACTGGCTTATTGCGGGAGGTGCTTTAGCATTTCTCGCTTACCTTTCTCTTTTCGTAGTGTCTCTTTTCTGTATTTGGAAGAAAAGAGGTTTATTTTCTGCGACCGATAAGGCCGTGTTCACGGGGTTGCTTGCTGCATATTTCTGCCACAACCTTTTCGTGTTCGATAATCTCACAAGCTACCTTCTTTTTATCTTCGTACTTTCTTATTTTCATTTTGTATCTATAGAAAATGGAATAGCTGATGCTTCAGAAAAAGAGTTTCCCAAGAAAATTTCAAACGAGCCATCTCAAAGTGTCCAATCTATTCTTATCCCCGTAGTTATCATCGTTTTACCGATTGCAATTTATTTTCTCAATATTCCCCAAATACTTTCCAACACTTCTCTTATAAATGCGCTACAATGGCAACGAGTTGATCCTGCAAAGAGTCTCGATTATTTTAAACAATCGCTCTCTTATGACACTTTGGGGAAGCCGGAAATACGTACTCAACTGGTTCAAAGCGCTTCCAGTGTTGCTGCTTCTTCAGCCTCGGATGAATTAAAAAAGAACTATATTGTATTTGCCAAAGATGAGATGGAGAAACAAATAGAAGAGGAACCGCTTGATGCTCGGTATCCATTTTTTCTAGGGCAATTTCTTACTCGGTTTAGCGCTATTGACGAGGCAAGGAAAAATATTGAAAAGGCTCTTGCACTTTCACCGAAGAGGCAGGATATGTTGTCTGCGATCGCAATCACATACTTCGATACTGATCTTAAAGATAAAGGGTTAGAAACTATGAAACAGGCATTCGATATAGAGCCGGAAAATGATTCTATCCGGACTCTCTATGCAGTATTCGCGGTTTTTGCTCAAAGGGATGATTTGGTGAAAGAACTCCTATTGCCGAGATATCATACGTATCTCGTTCCTGATAACAAACTTGTCGGCGCCTATGTACGAACCGGCCAGCTGAAGAAATATATCGACCTCAATACTGTTTTTCTTCAGCAAGAATTAAAGACGGGGCTTTTGAGTCAGGCGGAAAAAGACGCGATTAGTGCGCTCAATGCGGAATTCGAAAAAAAGCTCGATGTGTACAAAAAGGCGAATCAATAG
- the secA gene encoding preprotein translocase subunit SecA, with amino-acid sequence MFESLKKLFGDHSGKALQAISPLVAQINGFEAEIKALSDEQLKAKTEEFRKRLAEGEALDDLLPEAFACVREASRRTLGQRHFDVQLMGGIILHQGKIAEMRTGEGKTLVATLPAYLNALTGKGVSVVTVNDYLSRRDAVWMGQIYNALGLSVGVVNHEASFLYDPTHRELDKEVDEVGAFKVVHEFLRPCTRHEAYMADITYGTNNEYGFDYLRDNIEYETDKLRQREFNYAIVDEIDSILIDEARTPLIISAPTQESENLYAKFAQIAGMLQKDTDYTVDEKLKAATLTDEGITKAEKVLGIENIYTEKGIKFVHHLETAVRAKALFERDKEYVVKDGEVIIVDEFTGRMQPGRRWSEGLHQAVEAKEGVAVQKESRTFASITFQNYFRLYKKLSGMTGTALTSGEEFYKVYGLEVVSIPTNKPLARKDLNDLIFQTETGKFKAVAKVVKELHAKGQPVLVGTVSIEKNEVLSQYLKHEGVPHEMLNAKNHEREGEIIAQAGRRGAVTVATNMAGRGVDIKLGGAPATAEAYEAVKALDGVYVIGTERHEARRIDNQLRGRSGRQGDPGATQFFVSLEDSLMRIFASDTIKKMMGRLGVKEDEPIENSLITRSLESAQKKIEGFNFDARKHVLEYDDVLNLQRKTVYERRRKILMGKREDIEAELATLIAGDEKLIALVEEKKKSFAEDEFYTVVRRMFLQTIDMFWVEHLEVMEYTRGSVNLRAYGQRDPLVEYKKEGLRLFKEMQEAINAQIISLLGSLQTGAFSKEEAELRAIQKQAKELGGSDSAGVGTAFTSAKPVIKNAEGKKIGRNDPCYCGSGKKYKNCHGKGK; translated from the coding sequence ATGTTTGAATCATTAAAGAAACTCTTTGGAGACCATTCCGGCAAGGCTTTGCAGGCTATTTCTCCTTTGGTCGCTCAAATCAATGGCTTTGAGGCTGAAATTAAGGCTCTATCCGACGAACAATTGAAGGCGAAAACGGAAGAATTCAGAAAGCGCCTCGCTGAAGGCGAGGCGCTCGACGATCTTCTTCCTGAAGCATTCGCTTGCGTCCGCGAAGCATCCCGCCGAACCCTCGGCCAGCGTCATTTTGACGTACAACTTATGGGAGGCATCATTTTGCATCAGGGTAAAATTGCTGAAATGCGAACTGGAGAAGGAAAGACGCTCGTCGCAACGCTTCCTGCATACTTGAATGCACTGACAGGAAAAGGTGTAAGTGTCGTTACCGTGAACGATTATCTTTCTCGACGTGATGCCGTCTGGATGGGGCAGATCTATAATGCGCTCGGACTTTCTGTTGGGGTTGTGAATCATGAGGCATCTTTTCTTTATGATCCTACTCATCGCGAGCTTGATAAAGAAGTTGATGAAGTCGGTGCGTTCAAAGTTGTCCATGAATTTTTGCGCCCATGTACCCGTCACGAAGCGTACATGGCAGACATCACCTATGGAACGAACAATGAATATGGTTTCGATTATCTTCGCGACAATATTGAATATGAAACAGACAAGCTTCGACAGCGAGAATTTAATTACGCGATTGTTGACGAGATAGACTCAATTCTTATTGATGAGGCTCGAACTCCGCTTATTATTTCCGCTCCCACTCAAGAATCAGAAAATTTGTATGCAAAGTTTGCTCAGATTGCTGGTATGCTTCAAAAAGATACTGACTACACAGTGGACGAAAAATTAAAAGCAGCGACGCTTACTGACGAAGGAATTACCAAGGCAGAAAAAGTACTTGGTATCGAAAATATTTACACGGAAAAGGGAATTAAATTTGTACATCATCTCGAGACTGCTGTCCGGGCGAAAGCGCTTTTCGAACGCGACAAAGAATATGTGGTGAAGGATGGCGAGGTCATTATTGTGGATGAATTTACTGGACGCATGCAGCCGGGAAGGCGCTGGTCAGAAGGACTTCATCAGGCTGTGGAGGCGAAAGAGGGAGTAGCTGTACAGAAAGAATCTCGCACTTTTGCTTCGATCACATTCCAAAATTATTTCCGTCTCTACAAAAAACTTTCCGGTATGACTGGAACCGCTCTCACTTCAGGCGAAGAATTCTATAAAGTATACGGACTTGAAGTGGTTTCTATCCCGACGAATAAGCCACTCGCAAGAAAAGATTTGAACGATCTCATTTTCCAGACCGAAACGGGGAAATTTAAAGCGGTTGCGAAAGTGGTCAAAGAGCTCCACGCGAAAGGCCAACCGGTGCTTGTTGGTACTGTTTCAATTGAAAAAAACGAAGTGCTGTCGCAATATCTCAAACACGAGGGGGTTCCTCATGAAATGTTGAATGCCAAAAATCACGAACGCGAAGGAGAAATTATCGCTCAAGCGGGACGCCGCGGAGCGGTGACTGTGGCGACAAACATGGCAGGCCGAGGCGTGGATATTAAACTTGGCGGTGCGCCAGCGACGGCAGAGGCGTATGAAGCAGTGAAAGCTCTTGATGGCGTCTATGTCATCGGTACGGAAAGACATGAAGCGCGACGAATCGATAACCAGCTTCGAGGACGTTCGGGACGACAGGGAGATCCTGGGGCGACGCAGTTTTTTGTCTCGCTCGAGGATTCGCTCATGAGAATTTTCGCATCCGATACTATTAAAAAGATGATGGGAAGACTTGGCGTGAAAGAAGATGAGCCGATCGAGAACTCTCTCATTACTCGCTCGCTTGAGTCTGCACAGAAAAAAATTGAGGGGTTCAATTTTGACGCCCGAAAACACGTGCTTGAATACGATGATGTGCTGAACCTCCAAAGAAAAACTGTCTATGAAAGACGGCGAAAAATTCTTATGGGCAAGCGGGAAGATATTGAAGCGGAATTAGCGACACTGATTGCCGGAGATGAAAAATTGATCGCGCTCGTGGAGGAAAAGAAAAAATCATTTGCTGAAGATGAATTTTATACTGTAGTGCGAAGAATGTTCCTTCAGACTATCGATATGTTTTGGGTGGAGCATTTGGAAGTAATGGAATATACGCGCGGTTCGGTAAATCTCCGAGCATATGGCCAGCGCGATCCGCTCGTGGAATATAAAAAAGAGGGACTTCGCCTTTTCAAAGAAATGCAGGAGGCGATCAATGCACAAATTATTTCTCTTCTCGGTTCTCTTCAAACCGGCGCATTTTCAAAAGAAGAAGCAGAGCTCCGGGCGATTCAGAAACAAGCGAAAGAGCTCGGCGGTTCGGATTCGGCTGGAGTAGGAACAGCTTTCACCTCTGCAAAGCCTGTCATAAAAAATGCTGAAGGCAAGAAAATTGGCAGGAATGATCCATGCTATTGCGGAAGTGGAAAGAAATATAAAAATTGCCATGGTAAAGGGAAATAA
- the murB gene encoding UDP-N-acetylmuramate dehydrogenase has translation MEIQENIELAPHTTFKIGGKARYFCLVQNEKDLKEAVAFAKEKKVPMLVLGGGSNVLISEKGFDGLVVKIELKGIEFEEIAKGTLVHVGAGENWDTLVSETVKRALFGLENLSGIPGTVGGAPVQNIGAYGAEVKDIFDSVEVFDPLTGGIFAMTKKECEFGYRDSIFKHEEGKHLVILKVTFFLKENGELNTSYKDVKKYLEEKKITEPTQEEVRNAVIEIRSKKFPDLKKFGTAGSFFKNPIIQREEFEKLLNDYPKLPSFPAGEGLVKIPAGYLFDVICGFKGVRHGDAGVFENQALVLVNWGKATAEEIKKLAEEMRAKVKEKTGIEIEFEVNIV, from the coding sequence ATGGAGATTCAGGAAAATATTGAGTTAGCACCGCATACAACATTTAAGATCGGGGGCAAAGCCCGGTATTTTTGTCTTGTTCAAAATGAGAAGGATTTGAAGGAGGCGGTTGCTTTTGCCAAAGAGAAAAAAGTCCCGATGCTTGTGCTTGGTGGGGGTTCGAATGTGCTTATTTCTGAAAAAGGATTTGACGGACTGGTTGTAAAAATTGAATTGAAAGGAATTGAATTTGAAGAAATCGCCAAAGGCACGCTTGTCCATGTTGGAGCGGGGGAGAATTGGGATACATTAGTTTCCGAGACAGTAAAACGAGCTCTCTTCGGACTTGAAAACCTTTCTGGAATTCCCGGAACGGTTGGAGGAGCTCCGGTGCAAAATATCGGCGCCTACGGCGCCGAGGTGAAAGATATTTTTGATTCTGTCGAAGTTTTCGATCCCTTAACCGGAGGGATTTTTGCAATGACAAAAAAGGAATGCGAATTTGGCTACCGCGACAGTATTTTTAAACATGAAGAGGGGAAACATCTCGTTATTTTGAAAGTTACATTTTTTCTCAAAGAGAACGGCGAGCTTAATACGAGCTACAAAGATGTAAAGAAATATTTAGAAGAGAAGAAGATTACTGAACCAACGCAGGAAGAAGTTAGAAATGCTGTGATTGAAATCCGCTCGAAGAAATTTCCAGATCTGAAAAAATTCGGTACAGCTGGTTCATTTTTCAAAAATCCAATTATCCAGAGGGAAGAATTTGAGAAACTTCTCAATGATTATCCTAAACTTCCTTCATTCCCAGCAGGGGAGGGGCTGGTAAAAATTCCTGCTGGCTATCTTTTCGATGTTATCTGCGGATTCAAAGGCGTGCGGCATGGTGATGCTGGAGTATTTGAAAATCAGGCGCTTGTGCTTGTGAACTGGGGCAAAGCTACTGCAGAGGAAATAAAAAAACTCGCGGAAGAAATGCGAGCGAAAGTGAAAGAAAAAACAGGGATTGAAATTGAATTTGAGGTCAACATTGTGTAG
- a CDS encoding NAD(P)H-dependent oxidoreductase, which yields MEKLSIPVILGTAREGRWSEKVAHLMFKEIKKRSEVDSVFIDVKDYILGKTARFGSEQNEKNEAWHEVAEKADGFLFVIPEYNHSFPGEFKMFIDSLFKEYAKKPVAICGVSDGAFGGTRMIDAVRPVLSYLGMIPVNPPVQFMKVNTIFDASGVLLDESYNKKIATTLDELIQYTKAMKEVRKTLKK from the coding sequence ATGGAAAAACTCTCTATACCAGTAATACTTGGAACTGCCCGCGAGGGGCGATGGTCTGAAAAGGTCGCGCATTTGATGTTCAAGGAAATAAAAAAACGTTCGGAAGTCGATTCCGTGTTTATTGATGTCAAAGATTATATTTTAGGAAAAACGGCGCGATTTGGTTCTGAACAAAATGAGAAAAATGAAGCGTGGCATGAAGTGGCAGAAAAGGCGGACGGATTTCTTTTTGTTATCCCGGAGTACAATCACTCCTTTCCTGGGGAATTTAAAATGTTCATCGATTCTCTTTTTAAAGAATACGCGAAAAAACCAGTAGCGATTTGCGGGGTATCGGACGGAGCATTTGGCGGGACGAGAATGATCGACGCGGTAAGGCCGGTTTTAAGTTATCTCGGAATGATCCCCGTTAATCCTCCTGTCCAATTTATGAAGGTGAATACGATCTTTGATGCAAGCGGTGTGCTTCTTGACGAATCTTATAATAAAAAAATTGCCACGACATTGGACGAGCTTATTCAATACACGAAAGCAATGAAAGAGGTTAGAAAAACCCTAAAAAAATGA
- a CDS encoding YdcF family protein, whose protein sequence is MTEKEIDVLAKRIWDYHFLNQPLRKADIIFGLSSNDLRIAEWSAHLFLEGYAPLIVFSGGISHIGDLLEAKWKCTDAEIFAETAIKLGVPKEKILLESKATNTGENVVFTRKLLEDKGIDPKSFILVQKPHMQRRVCATFKKLWPGKDFVVSSPPLSFEEFSNEDISKEDAINLMVGDLQRIKEYPQKGFAIEQEIPKEVWEAYEQLVKAGFTKHLIKF, encoded by the coding sequence ATGACCGAAAAAGAAATCGATGTGCTAGCGAAAAGGATTTGGGATTACCATTTTTTAAATCAGCCTCTTCGGAAAGCAGATATTATTTTCGGCTTGAGTAGTAATGATCTTCGTATCGCAGAGTGGTCGGCACATCTTTTCTTGGAAGGATATGCTCCGCTTATTGTCTTTTCCGGAGGAATTTCTCATATTGGCGATCTCTTAGAGGCGAAATGGAAATGCACTGATGCAGAAATCTTTGCCGAGACGGCAATAAAATTAGGAGTTCCCAAAGAAAAAATCCTTCTTGAGTCAAAAGCAACCAATACCGGAGAAAATGTCGTTTTTACTAGAAAACTTCTGGAGGATAAGGGGATCGATCCCAAAAGTTTCATTCTTGTTCAAAAGCCCCATATGCAAAGGAGAGTGTGCGCTACGTTCAAAAAACTTTGGCCGGGAAAGGATTTTGTCGTGAGCTCGCCTCCACTTTCTTTTGAGGAATTTTCTAATGAGGATATTTCCAAAGAAGATGCAATTAATCTCATGGTGGGAGATTTGCAACGTATCAAAGAATATCCCCAAAAAGGTTTTGCGATAGAACAGGAAATTCCAAAAGAGGTTTGGGAAGCGTATGAACAACTAGTGAAGGCTGGATTTACAAAACACCTTATAAAATTCTAA
- a CDS encoding 8-oxo-dGTP diphosphatase encodes MKRKLLTVCLFRKDGEVLLGMKKRGFGMGRWNGFGGKVEVGETIEEAAMREVLEEISVSVSEIEKFAEILFSFEGKEEVLDVHFFSALKWTGEPKESEEMKPKWFPVDKIPYKKMWSDDEYWFPLFLAGKKFKGKFHFDTRDKVLEYELNEEK; translated from the coding sequence ATGAAACGGAAATTGCTTACCGTGTGTCTTTTTCGGAAGGACGGAGAAGTTCTTTTGGGCATGAAGAAGCGTGGGTTTGGTATGGGACGCTGGAATGGGTTTGGTGGAAAAGTGGAAGTTGGGGAAACTATAGAAGAGGCCGCAATGCGTGAGGTGCTCGAAGAAATTAGCGTTTCCGTTTCTGAGATAGAAAAATTTGCAGAAATCCTTTTTTCGTTCGAGGGGAAAGAAGAAGTGCTCGATGTTCATTTTTTCAGTGCGTTGAAATGGACAGGGGAACCGAAAGAAAGTGAAGAAATGAAGCCTAAGTGGTTTCCTGTGGACAAAATTCCGTATAAAAAAATGTGGTCAGATGATGAGTACTGGTTTCCTCTTTTTTTGGCAGGTAAAAAATTCAAAGGCAAATTCCACTTTGACACGCGGGATAAAGTGTTAGAATATGAGCTCAATGAAGAAAAATAA
- a CDS encoding disulfide bond formation protein B, translating to MTFSDFLTFVFSILTLVGIVLVVVLLVFLTAKNTRNNKVFAHIDQYAHHHVFFVVFLSVLGSLLYSNVIGFEPCTLCWIQRIFMYPMLVLLIVSFVRNESKLMRPYLLWLSGLGGLVAVYQYLLQFGIVPSVVCSATAVSCAKLYVLGFGFVTIPLMSLTVFALVFLTLLLQGSRK from the coding sequence ATGACTTTCTCTGATTTTTTGACATTCGTCTTTTCGATTCTGACTTTGGTTGGAATCGTCCTCGTTGTCGTGCTTCTTGTTTTTCTCACCGCCAAAAATACGAGAAATAACAAAGTATTTGCTCACATTGATCAGTATGCGCACCACCATGTTTTTTTTGTAGTATTTCTTTCTGTTTTAGGAAGTCTTCTCTATTCAAATGTTATTGGTTTCGAGCCCTGTACGCTCTGTTGGATTCAGCGGATCTTTATGTATCCGATGCTTGTGCTTCTCATTGTTTCGTTTGTAAGAAATGAATCGAAACTTATGCGTCCCTATCTGCTCTGGCTTTCAGGGCTTGGTGGACTTGTTGCTGTCTATCAGTACCTTCTTCAGTTTGGAATTGTCCCGAGCGTTGTCTGCAGCGCAACGGCAGTTTCCTGCGCGAAACTTTATGTTCTTGGTTTTGGCTTTGTGACGATTCCGCTCATGTCGCTCACGGTATTTGCCCTCGTTTTTCTCACCCTCTTGCTTCAAGGCTCTCGAAAATAA
- a CDS encoding HD domain-containing protein, with product MEISTIYKKYKIVSFLEMHMYRVAGVALYICQNAKEKVLTDNIVSACLLHDMGNILKFDFTIFPEVFEPEGIPYWQKVRVEFAEKYGEDEHNATLAIAKEIGVSEKTYEYILSIGFSKIAETFASADLGKYISTYADMRVSPYGVVSMEERLAEGHKRYENSKRIFVNKEFFKENKACLCEMEKSIFSKTSLTPESITSEVIHPLLDDLKKFKIV from the coding sequence ATGGAGATATCAACGATTTATAAAAAATATAAAATAGTATCGTTTCTGGAGATGCATATGTACCGAGTTGCCGGAGTGGCTTTGTACATTTGCCAGAATGCAAAAGAAAAAGTGCTGACCGACAATATTGTCTCTGCATGCCTGCTTCATGATATGGGAAATATTTTGAAATTCGATTTTACTATTTTCCCTGAAGTGTTCGAACCGGAGGGGATTCCATATTGGCAGAAAGTGAGGGTGGAATTTGCGGAAAAATATGGTGAAGATGAACATAACGCTACTCTTGCCATCGCAAAAGAGATTGGGGTTAGCGAGAAAACCTATGAATATATTCTGTCAATTGGATTTTCTAAGATTGCTGAAACCTTCGCTTCAGCTGATTTAGGAAAGTATATCTCAACCTATGCAGATATGCGGGTCTCTCCGTACGGCGTAGTTTCAATGGAAGAGAGACTTGCGGAAGGCCACAAGCGTTATGAGAATAGCAAACGCATCTTTGTGAATAAGGAATTCTTTAAAGAAAACAAGGCTTGCTTATGTGAGATGGAAAAGAGCATTTTCTCAAAAACGAGCCTTACGCCCGAATCAATTACATCTGAAGTCATACATCCGCTTTTGGATGATCTGAAGAAGTTTAAAATTGTCTAG
- a CDS encoding thioredoxin domain-containing protein, with the protein MDSSQKTTVIVIVAMVIIVAGLIGVSVFYSNQPGTHDVFAQCLTEKGATFYGAFWCPHCQATKALFGKSIKYVKYVECSTPDGSGQLQVCKDKNIETYPTWEFADGSRLTGELSLQELSDKTSCPLTEGQQPVASNQPLATSSPIQ; encoded by the coding sequence ATGGATTCATCACAAAAAACAACAGTTATTGTTATTGTTGCAATGGTCATTATTGTCGCCGGTCTTATCGGTGTTTCTGTTTTTTATTCGAATCAGCCTGGGACTCATGATGTCTTTGCGCAGTGTCTCACCGAAAAAGGCGCGACATTTTATGGAGCATTTTGGTGTCCGCATTGCCAAGCAACGAAAGCACTTTTCGGAAAAAGCATTAAATATGTGAAATATGTAGAATGTTCCACTCCTGATGGAAGCGGTCAACTTCAGGTGTGTAAGGATAAAAATATAGAAACATATCCTACCTGGGAATTCGCCGACGGATCAAGGCTTACTGGCGAACTTTCACTTCAGGAACTTTCAGACAAAACAAGCTGTCCTCTAACAGAGGGCCAACAGCCTGTTGCCAGTAATCAGCCACTGGCGACTAGCTCACCAATACAATGA
- a CDS encoding adenylyltransferase/cytidyltransferase family protein, which yields MKKNKKEIVVVTSGGFDPLHIGHIRLFEESKKLGDKLIIILNNDNWLLKKKGCVFMPETERKEIIEALRMVDEVVLTKHPENPNDMSICHMLEEIRPDILSKGGDRDQKDANKASSSLNPEQKLCKRLGIKLVFNVGRGGKVQSSSWLIAKVKDSKK from the coding sequence ATGAAGAAAAATAAAAAAGAAATTGTAGTTGTGACAAGCGGAGGCTTTGATCCGCTTCATATCGGCCATATAAGGCTTTTTGAGGAATCAAAAAAACTCGGAGATAAACTTATCATTATCTTAAACAATGATAACTGGCTTTTAAAGAAGAAAGGCTGTGTTTTTATGCCGGAGACTGAACGGAAAGAGATTATCGAAGCGCTTAGGATGGTTGATGAAGTTGTTCTCACCAAGCATCCAGAAAATCCTAACGATATGAGCATTTGTCATATGCTCGAAGAAATTCGTCCGGATATTCTTTCGAAAGGGGGTGATCGCGACCAAAAAGATGCTAATAAAGCGAGCTCTTCCTTAAATCCAGAACAAAAGCTCTGCAAGCGTCTAGGAATCAAGCTGGTATTCAATGTAGGTCGTGGAGGTAAAGTTCAATCAAGCTCTTGGCTTATAGCGAAGGTGAAAGATAGTAAGAAATAG